The following proteins come from a genomic window of Rattus norvegicus strain BN/NHsdMcwi chromosome 8, GRCr8, whole genome shotgun sequence:
- the Pclaf gene encoding PCNA-associated factor isoform X1: MVRTKANYVPGAYRKVVASQAPRKVLGSSTFVTNSSGSSRKAENKYAGGNPVCVRPTPKWQKGIGEFFRLSPKDSKKENQIPEEAGSSGLGKAKRKACPLQPDHRDDENE; the protein is encoded by the exons ATGGTTCGGACCAAAGCAAACTACGTCCCAGGAGCCTACAGAAAAG TGGTGGCTTCTCAAGCCCCTAGGAAGGTGCTTGGCTCCTCCACCTTTGTCACCAATTCTTCCGGTTCGTCGAGAAAAG CTGAAAATAAGTATGCTGGAGGGAACCCAGTCTGTGTGCGCCCAACTCCCAAGTGGCAAAAAGGCATCGGGGAATTCTTCAGGTTGTCCCCTAAAGattctaaaaaagaaaaccagattcctgaagaagcaggaagcagtggcttaggaaaagcaaagagaaa AGCATGTCCTTTGCAACCTGATCACAGAGATGATGAAAATGAATAG